One stretch of Mustelus asterias chromosome 21, sMusAst1.hap1.1, whole genome shotgun sequence DNA includes these proteins:
- the sfpq gene encoding splicing factor, proline- and glutamine-rich, protein MSRERFRNRTGFQRRGGMSPPFRGSGGGGGNRNNAPNRPNGAGNDADAIKQQPAAATAPNQGPAAQQTPAQKSSGGKSGEPDKKNGEAAAAASQAGRGSGEGKTPQGSGGGSEGRGGQGQQQQGQGQSQQSQRDIKGENEQAVLRAQLSLLRKPGEKTYTQRCRLFVGNLPADITEDDFKRLFGKYGDPGEVFINKGKGFGFIRLESRTLAEIAKAELDDTPMRGRPLRIRFATHSAALTVRNLSPYVSNELLEEAFSQFGQVERAIVIVDDRGRSTGKGIVEFATKPAARKALERCNDGVFLLTASPRPVIVEPMEQYDDEDGLPEKLAQRNPMYQKEREHPPRFAQHGSFEFEYSQRWKSLDEMEKQQRDQVEKNMREARDKLENEMEDAYHEHQAMLLRQDLMRRQEELRRMEELHSQEVQKRKQLELRQEEERRRREEEMLMRQREKEEMMRRQREENFRMGYMDPREREMRMAGGMAEQYAATNQSFPPMATMGYEGHSAMSSPGGPSAMTGQMMGSTGNTSDIAGRNDRFGQGAPGPMNAQPPRPMGPTGPSFSRGREEYEAGGKKPRF, encoded by the exons ATGTCTCGGGAACGTTTCAGGAACCGTACTGGGTTTCAGAGGAGGGGCGGCATGAGCCCTCCGTTCCGGGGTAGTGGCGGCGGCGGCGGCAACCGCAACAACGCTCCCAACCGTCCCAATGGCGCGGGCAACGATGCCGACGCCATCAAGCAGCAGCCGGCGGCGGCCACGGCCCCCAACCAAGGCCCCGCAGCGCAGCAGACCCCAGCTCAGAAATCTTCGGGCGGTAAGTCGGGCGAGCCCGACAAGAAGAACGGCGAGGCGGCGGCCGCGGCCTCACAGGCGGGCCGGGGCAGCGGCGAGGGCAAGACGCCGCAGGGCTCCGGCGGCGGCTCGGAGGGCCGCGGGGGCCAGGGGCAACAGCAGCAGGGCCAAGGGCAGTCGCAGCAGAGCCAGCGCGACATCAAGGGGGAGAACGAGCAGGCCGTGCTGCGGGCCCAGCTCTCGCTGCTGAGGAAGCCGGGCGAGAAGACCTACACCCAGCGCTGCCGCCTCTTCGTCGGCAACCTGCCGGCCGACATCACCGAGGACGACTTCAAGCGCCTGTTCGGCAAATATGGCGACCCCGGCGAGGTCTTCATCAACAAAGGCAAAGGTTTCGGCTTCATCCGCCTG GAAAGCAGAACTTTGGCTGAAATAGCCAAAGCTGAACTTGATGATACGCCCATGAGGGGTCGACCCCTTCGCATCCGTTTTGCCACTCACTCTGCAGCTCTGACTGTCCGCAATCTCTCTCCTTACGTCTCCAATGAACTGCTTGAAGAAGCTTTCTCTCAGTTTGGTCAGGTGGAGAGGGCAATTGTGATAGTAGATGATCGTGGCCGATCGACAGGCAAAGGCATAGTTGAATTTGCAACAAAGCCAGCTGCAAGAAAAGCTCTTGAGCGATGCAATGATGGAGTATTCCTCTTAACTGC GTCTCCCCGACCTGTAATTGTGGAACCAATGGAGCAATATGATGATGAGGATGGTCTTCCAGAGAAACTTGCCCAGCGGAATCCAATGTATCAAAA GGAAAGGGAGCATCCTCCTCGTTTTGCCCAGCATGGATCGTTTGAATTTGAGTATTCCCAACGATGGAAGTCTCTTGATGAAATGGAAAAACAACAAAGAGATCAAGTGGAAAAGAACATGAGAGAGGCCAGAGATAAGTTGGAAAATGAAATGGAAGATGCATACCACGAGCACCAGGCCATGCTGCTGAGGCAGG ATCTTATGCGCCGCCAAGAAGAGCTTCGCCGCATGGAGGAGCTTCACAGTCAAGAGGTTCAGAAGCGTAAGCAATTAGAGTTGAG GCAAGAAGAAGAGCGCCGTAGAAGGGAGGAGGAAATGCTGATGAGACAACGGGAAAAGGAGGAGATGATGAGGCGCCAGAGGGAGGAGAACTTCCGAATGGGATACATGGATCCA AGAGAACGTGAAATGCGTATGGCTGGAGGAATGGCAG AACAGTATGCTGCTACAAACCAAAGCTTCCCGCCAATGGCAACGATGGGTTATGAAGGTCACAGTGCAATGAGTAGCCCTGGAGGACCAAGTGCAATGACTGGACAGATGATGGGCAGCACTGGAAACACCAGCGACATAGCAGGG CGTAATGACCGCTTTGGACAGGGAGCCCCAGGTCCAATGAATGCTCAACCCCCCCGTCCTATGGGGCCTACTGGGCCTAGTTTTAGTAGAGGCAGAGAAGAATATGAAGCAGGCGGCAAGAAGCCTAGATTTTAG